In a genomic window of Rhododendron vialii isolate Sample 1 chromosome 12a, ASM3025357v1:
- the LOC131310160 gene encoding protein MOTHER of FT and TFL1 gives MGTSVDPLVVGRVIGDVVDMFVPSVTMNVYFDTRHVTNGCDIRPSLATNPPRVTISGFPHNLYTLVMTDPDAPSPSEPSMREWVHWIVTDIPGGTGPTEGKEVVPYMGPKPPVGIHRYIFVLFQQRAALGGAGVGMDQQQPVSHRANFNTRAFAHQLDLGFPVATVYFNAHKEPANRRR, from the exons ATGGGGACGTCAGTTGATCCATTGGTAGTAGGGAGGGTGATTGGGGATGTGGTGGACATGTTTGTGCCAAGTGTGACCATGAATGTCTACTTTGACACCAGGCATGTCACTAATGGGTGTGATATTAGGCCATCTCTTGCTACTAATCCTCCTAGGGTCACCATCTCTGGTTTTCCTCATAACCTCTACACTctg GTGATGACTGATCCAGACGCACCAAGTCCGAGTGAACCTTCCATGCGTGAATGGGTGCATTG GATTGTGACGGATATTCCTGGTGGTACCGGTCCCACTGAAG GAAAAGAAGTGGTGCCATACATGGGGCCAAAGCCACCAGTGGGGATCCACAGGTACATATTTGTGCTTTTCCAGCAGAGGGCTGCCCTGGGAGGCGCTGGTGTAGGAATGGATCAGCAGCAGCCCGTCTCACACCGGGCCAATTTCAACACCCGGGCCTTTGCTCACCAGCTCGACTTGGGCTTCCCCGTTGCCACCGTCTATTTCAACGCCCACAAGGAGCCAGCTAACCGGAGGCgctga
- the LOC131311561 gene encoding transcription repressor MYB6-like has protein sequence MRKPCCDKNDTNKGAWSKQEDQKLIDYIRKHGEGNWRFIPKAAGLLRCGKSCRLRWINYLRPDLKRGNFGEDEEDLIFKLHHLLGNRWSLIAGRLPGRTDNEVKNYWNSHLKKKLISKGIDPYKHRVARRRRSIVHAHQPSTLPDLNLTLGTSNGAAQGSIEADDPSPTLRLFI, from the exons ATGAGGAAACCATGCTGCGATAAAAATGATACGAACAAGGGAGCTTGGTCCAAGCAAGAAGACCAGAAGCTCATCGACTACATCCGAAAGCATGGCGAGGGCAACTGGCGCTTCATCCCTAAGGCTGCAG GGTTGCTTCGGTGCGGGAAAAGTTGTAGGCTGAGATGGATAAACTATCTAAGACCAGACCTAAAACGAGGCAACTTTGGTGAAGATGAAGAAGACCTTATCTTCAAGCTCCATCATCTCTTGGGAAATCG GTGGTCTCTGATAGCTGGAAGATTGCCAGGACGCACTGACAATGAGGTGAAAAACTACTGGAATTCTCATCTGAAGAAGAAGCTGATAAGCAAAGGGATTGATCCATACAAACATCGCGTGGCTCGACGACGACGGTCCATCGTCCATGCTCATCAACCATCTACGTTACCTGATTTGAATCTCACCCTCGGTACATCCAACGGCGCCGCCCAAGGAAGCATCGAGGCCGACGACCCATCTCCCACGCTTCGCCTCTTTATTTGA